Below is a genomic region from Rhodohalobacter mucosus.
GATAATCGTGACCTCAATGCTTTTGCTGTCGAGCAGGTCTGCGGCAGCTTTTCCTGAGATGCCGTATCCAAGCACCAGCACATTGCTGCGGCGAAAATGACGGATTTTAGACTCAGCCTTGCGGGTAAGCTGCTCCAGCTCTTCCCTGTCGCCCGCTACAAGCAGCCGGGTTTTGGACGTCAGTGTAAGTTCGGGCGGCACCGGGGTGATAAACTCCCCGTTTACCCATGAACCGATCACATTGATTCTGAACTGATTCAGAAGATTGGCCTCGGTTACCGTCAGGTTACAAAGTTCACTGCCCTCTTCAATATCCATTTCAACCAGCTCGATATTGCTGTCGATTTCAACGCTGTTTTTGATGGATATGGCCGGAATCTGAAGGGCAAGGCTTTTCCCAATCAGCTGCCGTGGAGAAATGGTGATATCCGCACCCGCAAGCTGAAAATACTCCTCCATGGTTTCATCGCGCAATATGGCAATCTTCTTGGTCTTTTCTTTATTCAGGGTATTTTTCGCTGAAAAAAGTATGCTGATGCTCCTATCGGCCGCTGAGTGGACAACCAGTGCGAGTGATTTTTTGAGGCATGCACGATTCAGCACATCACCCTGCTCGGGATCACCTGCCATCACATTCAAACCTGATGCAATCAGCTCCAGCGCTTTCTGTTCATCCTCCTCAATAATGACATAGTCTTGCTCACGCGAATTGAGTTCCCGGAGCAGCGCATCCACCAGGGGCGAATATTCGCAAATAATCACATGACCGTTTTTTGTGACCTTGCGCGGCGCCGACTTGCTTACCACATCTTTCAGGTAAGGCAGAATAAATACGGGAAATGCGATAAAAACGAGCGCAACACCCGTGAAATTCATCCAGATCACGAAGTAGTTCAGAAAATCGTGCTCCCAGGGGGAAAATCCACCATAGCCGCTGGTTGTCAGCGACTCCACCACAACCTGCAAAGACTGTGCAAAGGTGACTGTCTGCCCTTCCAGGTAGAACATTGACCAAAGAAAAATCTCCGCATAGCTTACCACAATGGCCGCGACCACGACCAGTGATAACAGGATTTTGCGAATCAGGTTTTCTCCCATTTTATCTTCTTTTTGTCACCTTAATGCAGATTCAGCCCTGTTTACAACTTACCAAAGCCGGAAAACAGTTTCACTCCAGTTCAGGAACTCTTTGCTCAAATCGGGCTTATGCAAGAATATTTTCGTCACCGGAATCTGCTACAAATACGCAGGCCGAACGGGTTTGCTCTACATAGGAGCGCAACGTTTCCATATCCGGCTCATCCGGCAGCCCAAAGAAGTCGACATCCGCGTGGGGTGCATTCCCAAGTGCATCCTCAAACGTGCCGATCTCCACATGCGGAATTACTCCTTTTAGCCTGGCAACATCCAGAAGGTCTTCCAGGTATGCATGAGCAGCTTCCTCCTGGCCCTCCTCTACCACAACAATCACTCTCATTCTGGCTCCCCAGTTTTTCTTGAGCTTATATCCCGACAAAAGGGCAAGATCAATATTGCCCAGATCCATGCTCAGGTCCCAGTCCGGGCTCTGTTCCCTCAGCCACACATTAATGCTGTCGCTCCTGCCCAGCTGTGCCACATTGTCTTCCACATAGAGCTGAACTCCCATTTCGTTGGCCCGTGCTTCAGAAATCAAGGTCAGCAGTTCATCCTCATTCTCCTGCCCCGGCTGAAGCCGTAAGAACAGAATATTGGGTTTGAAAAATGTGCCCTGAAGGGTTTGAAGAGAGTTTAGAAGAGCCAAATGGAAGTCATCTGATTTAATAACCGACCAGCGTGTATATACGTTTTCACGGCTGAAGGCGGACGACATGTTCATCAGGCCTTCTGAAAGCTGCTCAATGCGGTCCTGCCCCGTAATGCCAATGAGCTTGACGGATCCTCTTGGATACACAAGATTTCGAATGAGGCTGAAACTTCCGCGCAGCTCCCGTGAACTCTGAACCGGAACCAAAAGGTTCGCTTTCCAGGCACGCTCATTTTTTTCGGGGAGCATTGATACATGTTTGGCTGCCCACTCCGCAATTGAAACAAAGAGCCCGCTGCGCATATCGCCATAGGGTACCTCCAGCTTCCTCTTCACCAGATAGAGATATGCACCCACCACCAGGCTGATGGCAACCAGTCCAAAACTGGGATTGATGATAAACATAGTAAAAAGGCAACCCAGAGTGCCTATCACGGGTACAAACCGGGGAATGGTAAAGGTGGGCCGAAAACTGATCATGTCGAGGCGCTGCTCGATAAACACCACCATATTAATCATGGTGTACGTAATGAGAAAAAACATGGTGATGAGCGGTGCAATGCTGTTGAGATCGCGCAGCATCAGGGTCGCCACCACAACACCTCCCGTAAAAAGAATGGCGTTGCGCGGTTCTCCGTTGCCGGCAAGTTTTGAGAAGAAAGACCCGCCGGGAAAGATGTTATGATCACCCAGTGCCTGCAAAATTCTCGGCGCTCCCACGATGGATGACAGGGCGGATGAAAAAGTAGCCCCAAGCAGGCCTCCAAGCACGGCCGAAGGCCAATAGGCGTAGTCGATCAATACGTTATAATTGCTTACCAGCTCTTCGGGAGTTGCGACACGGGAGAGCCACCAGCCCACAAGTACATAGACTACAAAGCTGATTGCAATGGCCGCAAGGGTACCAAATGGAATGCTTTTTTTCGGATTTTTAAGCTCTCCCGACATATTAACCCCTGCCATAATCCCTGTCGCAGCAGGAAAAAAGACGGCAAACACTATCCAGAAGCTAACGGTTGAGCCATCGTCTCCTCCGCCCGGAAAGTTACCGACCCATTGCGGATCTGTCGTAAATACACCGGTAAACGCGCTCACCGCAACCGAAATCAAAGCTCCGATGATCACAGCCAGAATGATATACTGTATTCTGAAGGCAAGGCCCGCACT
It encodes:
- a CDS encoding potassium channel family protein; translation: MGENLIRKILLSLVVVAAIVVSYAEIFLWSMFYLEGQTVTFAQSLQVVVESLTTSGYGGFSPWEHDFLNYFVIWMNFTGVALVFIAFPVFILPYLKDVVSKSAPRKVTKNGHVIICEYSPLVDALLRELNSREQDYVIIEEDEQKALELIASGLNVMAGDPEQGDVLNRACLKKSLALVVHSAADRSISILFSAKNTLNKEKTKKIAILRDETMEEYFQLAGADITISPRQLIGKSLALQIPAISIKNSVEIDSNIELVEMDIEEGSELCNLTVTEANLLNQFRINVIGSWVNGEFITPVPPELTLTSKTRLLVAGDREELEQLTRKAESKIRHFRRSNVLVLGYGISGKAAADLLDSKSIEVTIIDIAEKEGVDVVGDIRMSDTLERGGINDASAVIITIQDDTTALFATLLARKMNDSARIIVRANETDDVKKLYQAGADYVQSLATVSGRMLASCIFDDETSLAAEKQIDLVQLPAGNLAGASLAQNDVRSETGCTILAVIREGEKITDIPPESFTFNKDDEIIIAGTDENIHKFEKQFLK
- a CDS encoding amino acid permease, with product MKSMDEPQPETLQEQVDEQKSTVRKKYGTFAGVFVPTLLTILGVILFVRHGWVIGNAGLLGGIGIISLAFIIVTFTALSMSCITTNIRIRAGGAYSIISQSLGLEVGGSVGIPLYLAQTFAISMYIFGFREGWLYIFPEHPALMVDFTVFVTLFIVAYLSAGLAFRIQYIILAVIIGALISVAVSAFTGVFTTDPQWVGNFPGGGDDGSTVSFWIVFAVFFPAATGIMAGVNMSGELKNPKKSIPFGTLAAIAISFVVYVLVGWWLSRVATPEELVSNYNVLIDYAYWPSAVLGGLLGATFSSALSSIVGAPRILQALGDHNIFPGGSFFSKLAGNGEPRNAILFTGGVVVATLMLRDLNSIAPLITMFFLITYTMINMVVFIEQRLDMISFRPTFTIPRFVPVIGTLGCLFTMFIINPSFGLVAISLVVGAYLYLVKRKLEVPYGDMRSGLFVSIAEWAAKHVSMLPEKNERAWKANLLVPVQSSRELRGSFSLIRNLVYPRGSVKLIGITGQDRIEQLSEGLMNMSSAFSRENVYTRWSVIKSDDFHLALLNSLQTLQGTFFKPNILFLRLQPGQENEDELLTLISEARANEMGVQLYVEDNVAQLGRSDSINVWLREQSPDWDLSMDLGNIDLALLSGYKLKKNWGARMRVIVVVEEGQEEAAHAYLEDLLDVARLKGVIPHVEIGTFEDALGNAPHADVDFFGLPDEPDMETLRSYVEQTRSACVFVADSGDENILA